From Amycolatopsis sp. YIM 10, the proteins below share one genomic window:
- a CDS encoding HIT domain-containing protein, with translation MSPEFEAQDGVGVPDALQRLWTPHRLAYIQGENKPEGDQPTGCPFCRLVDLDDAEALILARGETVYAVLNLYPYNPGHLMVVPYRHVADYTDLTDEETVELARFTQHAMGVVRKVSDAHGFNLGMNQGVIAGAGIAAHLHQHLVPRWGGDANFMPVIGHTKVLPQLLNQTRDLLATAWHSS, from the coding sequence GTGAGCCCGGAATTCGAGGCGCAGGACGGCGTCGGGGTGCCCGACGCCCTGCAGCGGCTGTGGACCCCGCACCGGCTGGCGTACATCCAGGGCGAGAACAAGCCGGAGGGGGATCAGCCGACGGGCTGCCCGTTCTGCCGCCTGGTCGACCTGGACGACGCCGAGGCCCTGATCCTGGCGCGGGGCGAGACGGTGTACGCGGTGCTGAACCTGTACCCGTACAACCCGGGGCACTTGATGGTGGTGCCGTACCGGCATGTGGCCGACTACACCGATCTCACCGATGAGGAGACGGTGGAGCTGGCGCGCTTCACCCAGCACGCGATGGGCGTGGTGCGGAAGGTGTCGGACGCGCACGGGTTCAACCTGGGCATGAACCAGGGCGTCATCGCCGGCGCGGGGATCGCCGCGCACCTGCACCAGCACCTGGTCCCCCGCTGGGGCGGCGATGCCAACTTCATGCCGGTGATCGGCCATACGAAGGTGCTGCCGCAACTGCTGAACCAGACGCGCGACCTGCTCGCGACCGCCTGGCACAGCAGCTGA
- a CDS encoding YceI family protein produces MSAPTTEIPGYVAGTWNIDAAHSEVTYSVKHLGLAKSRGTFQQFGGQIVTGENILDSTVTAEIEVASISTGVGPRDEHLKTEEYFDAANHPKIVFRSTGIRQDDDEFLIDGELTWRGATVPVTLKAEFNGIGPNPANNNATTIGVSAEATVARRDFGIGPEGNAFLGEKVKITLEIEAALQD; encoded by the coding sequence ATGAGCGCACCCACCACCGAGATCCCCGGTTACGTCGCCGGGACCTGGAACATCGACGCGGCGCACTCCGAGGTGACCTACAGCGTCAAGCACCTCGGCCTGGCCAAGTCGCGGGGTACCTTCCAGCAGTTCGGTGGCCAGATCGTGACCGGGGAGAACATTCTCGACTCCACCGTGACCGCCGAGATCGAGGTCGCCTCGATCAGCACCGGGGTCGGCCCGCGCGACGAGCACCTCAAGACCGAGGAGTACTTCGACGCCGCGAACCACCCGAAGATCGTCTTCCGCTCCACCGGCATCCGCCAGGACGATGACGAGTTCCTCATCGACGGCGAGCTGACCTGGCGGGGCGCGACCGTGCCGGTCACGCTGAAGGCCGAGTTCAACGGCATCGGCCCGAACCCGGCGAACAACAACGCCACCACCATCGGCGTCTCCGCCGAGGCCACCGTCGCCCGCCGCGACTTCGGCATCGGCCCGGAGGGCAACGCCTTCCTCGGCGAGAAGGTGAAGATCACCCTCGAGATCGAGGCCGCGCTGCAGGACTGA
- a CDS encoding MarR family winged helix-turn-helix transcriptional regulator — protein MTEPRWLTDEEQRVWRSFSAAISMLRGHVETQLQQESGMPHTYYEVLVALSEAPDRTLRMSDLADVSRSSRSRLSHAVSRLEANGWVKRYSCATDKRGAWASLTPAGFAALEAAAPGHVEAVRQSLFDPLTPDQVRALGEISDAIVGKLAAPCAAAKAREARELAEDPCAAEPCAEESPVLSGEPKAGASGVSG, from the coding sequence ATGACCGAACCGAGGTGGCTCACCGATGAGGAGCAGCGGGTCTGGCGCTCGTTCTCGGCCGCCATCTCGATGCTCCGGGGACACGTGGAAACGCAGCTCCAGCAGGAGAGCGGCATGCCGCACACGTACTACGAAGTGCTCGTCGCGCTGTCCGAAGCACCCGACCGCACACTCCGCATGAGTGATCTAGCTGACGTTTCCCGTTCGTCGCGCAGCCGCCTGTCGCACGCGGTGTCCCGCCTGGAGGCCAACGGCTGGGTCAAGCGCTACTCGTGCGCCACCGACAAGCGCGGTGCGTGGGCCTCGCTCACACCCGCCGGGTTCGCCGCGCTGGAGGCGGCCGCGCCGGGGCACGTCGAAGCGGTGCGGCAGAGCCTGTTCGACCCGCTGACCCCGGATCAGGTGCGCGCGCTCGGGGAAATCAGCGACGCCATCGTCGGCAAGCTGGCCGCCCCCTGCGCGGCGGCCAAGGCCAGGGAAGCCAGGGAACTGGCCGAGGATCCGTGCGCCGCCGAGCCCTGCGCCGAGGAGTCGCCGGTGCTTTCCGGCGAGCCGAAGGCCGGGGCCTCAGGTGTCTCTGGATAG
- the pgsA gene encoding phosphatidylinositol phosphate synthase: protein MLNIFARASVSRVTDPIGAVLVRAGLTPNVMTVAGTLGAMACALVFFPNGWLLTGTFTVWGFAMLDLLDGAMARARGHGTPFGAVLDATCDRLVDGALFAAIAWWCFTGAHNNRAAAAALICLVLAQVISYVKARADASGLEADGGLIERAERLIIALVGTGLMGLGVPHAVEVSLWLLAVLSLITLLQRLAAVAKAAKAAKPAREDA from the coding sequence ATGCTCAACATCTTCGCGCGTGCCTCGGTTTCCCGCGTCACCGATCCCATCGGCGCGGTGCTGGTCCGCGCCGGGCTGACCCCGAACGTGATGACCGTGGCGGGCACCCTGGGCGCGATGGCCTGCGCGCTGGTCTTCTTCCCGAACGGCTGGCTGCTCACCGGTACGTTCACCGTGTGGGGCTTCGCCATGCTCGACCTGCTCGACGGCGCGATGGCCAGGGCGCGCGGCCACGGCACCCCGTTCGGCGCGGTGCTGGACGCCACCTGCGACCGGCTGGTCGACGGCGCGCTGTTCGCCGCCATCGCCTGGTGGTGCTTCACCGGTGCGCACAACAACCGCGCCGCCGCGGCCGCGCTCATCTGCCTGGTGCTGGCGCAGGTCATCTCGTACGTGAAGGCCCGCGCCGACGCCTCGGGCCTGGAAGCCGACGGGGGCCTGATCGAACGCGCCGAGCGGCTGATCATCGCGCTGGTCGGCACCGGGCTGATGGGCCTCGGCGTGCCGCACGCGGTCGAGGTGTCGTTGTGGCTGCTCGCCGTGCTCTCGCTGATCACCCTGCTGCAACGGCTGGCGGCGGTGGCGAAAGCCGCGAAGGCGGCCAAACCGGCCAGGGAGGACGCGTGA
- a CDS encoding phosphatidylinositol mannoside acyltransferase encodes MSLAGRTTDLAYAAGWRLARMLSEPAASAIFSLGADLATWRGGPSVQQLRRNLARVVPQADTAELDELVKRAMRSYARYWQESFRLPSMDHEAVRAKVASAITGVENLDAALAEGNGVVFALPHTGNWDAAGVWLTGYLGGFTTVVERLEPESVFRRFVAFREALGFEVVPLTGDSAAFRVLLKRLRENKAICLVGDRDLTGSGIDVTFFGEQTRMPPGPARLAATTGAALIPVGCWFTEGGWQIRMHPRIRVTARAEVPAATQALADIFAGDIAAHPTDWHMLQPFWTADFPGGLPEEVEAQA; translated from the coding sequence GTGAGCCTCGCCGGCCGGACCACGGACCTCGCCTACGCGGCGGGCTGGCGCCTGGCGCGCATGCTGTCCGAACCGGCCGCGAGCGCGATCTTCTCGCTCGGCGCCGACCTGGCCACCTGGCGGGGCGGGCCGAGCGTGCAGCAGCTGCGCCGCAACCTGGCCAGGGTGGTGCCCCAGGCCGACACCGCCGAGCTGGACGAGCTGGTCAAGCGCGCGATGCGGTCGTACGCGCGCTACTGGCAGGAGAGCTTCCGCCTGCCGTCGATGGATCACGAGGCGGTCCGCGCGAAGGTGGCCTCGGCGATCACCGGGGTGGAGAACCTCGACGCCGCGCTCGCCGAGGGCAACGGCGTGGTGTTCGCGCTGCCGCACACCGGGAACTGGGACGCGGCCGGCGTGTGGCTCACCGGTTATCTCGGCGGGTTCACCACGGTGGTCGAACGGCTTGAACCGGAGTCGGTCTTCCGCCGGTTCGTCGCCTTCCGCGAGGCGCTCGGCTTCGAGGTGGTGCCGCTGACCGGCGACAGCGCCGCCTTCCGCGTGCTGCTCAAGCGCCTGCGCGAGAACAAGGCCATCTGCCTGGTCGGTGACCGCGACCTGACCGGCTCCGGCATCGACGTGACCTTCTTCGGCGAGCAGACCAGGATGCCGCCCGGCCCGGCCCGGCTCGCCGCCACCACCGGCGCCGCGCTGATCCCGGTCGGCTGCTGGTTCACCGAGGGCGGCTGGCAGATCCGGATGCACCCGCGGATCCGGGTGACCGCGCGGGCCGAGGTGCCCGCCGCCACCCAGGCACTGGCCGACATCTTCGCCGGTGACATCGCCGCGCACCCGACCGACTGGCACATGCTGCAGCCGTTCTGGACCGCCGACTTCCCCGGCGGCCTGCCGGAAGAGGTCGAGGCGCAGGCATGA
- a CDS encoding glycosyltransferase family 4 protein gives MRVGVVCPYSFDVPGGVQGHVVDLAEALLERGHQVSVLAPADEDADLPAFVHPAGKALGIPYNGSVARLQFGPVSYARVRRWLRDNDFDVLHLHEPAVPSLSLLALKIADGPIVATFHTATPRSRTLSAFQPVLRPLLEKITARIAVSALARRVQVEHSGGDAVEIPNGVDAGFYAAARPLDGYPRSGGTVGFVGRYSEPRKGMDVLLEALRALLPEFPELRLLVAGRGDEKALLREAGPELVPHLELLGQVDDETKARALRSVDVYCAPNTGGESFGMILTEAMAAGTCVLASDLDSFRRVLDDGRAGMLATTGDPASWTAALRELLGDPAQRASLAAAAGERVVMYDWSVVTTQVLRVYEAAIAADPRRVSPDVEPAP, from the coding sequence ATGAGGGTCGGCGTTGTCTGCCCGTATTCCTTCGACGTGCCCGGTGGGGTCCAGGGGCATGTGGTCGACCTGGCCGAGGCGCTGCTCGAACGCGGTCACCAGGTCTCCGTGCTCGCGCCCGCCGACGAGGACGCCGACCTGCCCGCCTTCGTGCACCCGGCGGGCAAGGCGCTCGGCATCCCGTACAACGGCTCGGTGGCCCGCCTGCAGTTCGGCCCGGTGTCCTACGCGCGGGTCCGGCGCTGGTTGCGCGACAACGACTTCGACGTGCTGCACCTGCACGAGCCCGCGGTGCCGAGCCTGTCGCTGCTGGCGCTGAAGATCGCCGACGGGCCGATCGTGGCGACCTTCCACACGGCCACCCCGCGCTCGCGCACGCTTTCGGCGTTCCAGCCGGTGCTGCGGCCGCTGCTGGAGAAGATCACCGCGCGCATCGCCGTCTCGGCGCTGGCCCGCCGGGTGCAGGTCGAGCATTCCGGCGGGGACGCGGTGGAGATCCCGAACGGGGTGGACGCCGGGTTCTACGCCGCGGCGCGCCCGCTCGACGGATATCCGCGCAGCGGCGGCACGGTCGGTTTTGTCGGCCGGTACAGCGAACCGCGCAAGGGCATGGACGTGCTTCTCGAAGCCTTGCGGGCGCTGCTGCCCGAGTTCCCCGAGCTGCGACTGCTGGTGGCCGGGCGCGGCGACGAGAAGGCGCTGCTGCGCGAGGCCGGGCCGGAGCTGGTGCCGCATCTGGAGCTGCTCGGCCAGGTTGACGACGAGACCAAGGCGCGCGCGCTGCGCAGCGTGGACGTCTACTGCGCGCCCAACACCGGCGGCGAGAGCTTCGGCATGATCCTCACCGAGGCGATGGCGGCCGGGACCTGCGTGCTCGCCAGCGATCTCGACTCGTTCCGCCGCGTGCTCGACGACGGCCGCGCGGGCATGCTCGCCACCACCGGCGACCCGGCGTCGTGGACCGCGGCCCTGCGCGAGCTGCTCGGTGATCCGGCCCAGCGGGCTTCACTGGCCGCGGCGGCGGGGGAGCGCGTGGTGATGTACGACTGGTCCGTGGTGACCACCCAGGTGCTGCGGGTGTACGAGGCGGCGATCGCGGCGGACCCGCGTCGTGTCAGCCCGGATGTGGAGCCCGCGCCGTGA
- a CDS encoding NUDIX hydrolase has protein sequence MTALIVLLSVLAVVIVLVGLFLVATANRLDRLHVRTDAGWAALDAALARRAVVARAVAAAGDQSGEHAERLREAAERAEAAPRSEREAEENELTRLLAEVDRSVLPAGLAGELDDAGHRVVIARRVHNDAVRDTLALRRRRKVRYFKLAGTAPQPEYFEIAEPDLGDHR, from the coding sequence GTGACCGCGCTGATCGTGCTGCTCTCGGTGCTGGCGGTGGTCATCGTGCTGGTCGGGCTGTTCCTGGTGGCCACGGCCAACCGGTTGGACCGGCTGCACGTGCGCACCGACGCAGGGTGGGCCGCGCTCGACGCGGCACTGGCGCGGCGCGCGGTGGTGGCGCGCGCGGTGGCCGCGGCCGGTGACCAGTCCGGTGAACACGCGGAACGCCTGCGGGAGGCCGCCGAGCGCGCCGAAGCCGCGCCGCGGTCCGAACGCGAGGCCGAGGAGAACGAGCTGACCCGCCTGCTGGCCGAAGTGGACCGATCGGTGCTGCCGGCTGGACTGGCCGGCGAACTCGACGACGCCGGGCACCGCGTGGTGATCGCGCGGCGCGTGCACAACGACGCCGTGCGCGACACCCTCGCCCTCCGGCGTCGGCGCAAGGTCCGGTACTTCAAGCTGGCCGGAACCGCGCCGCAGCCGGAGTACTTCGAAATCGCCGAACCCGACCTCGGCGATCATCGTTAG
- a CDS encoding elongation factor G-like protein EF-G2, with amino-acid sequence MAEKHSKNGETGAAVAVDDPANVRNVVLVGPSGSGKTTLTEALLAASGTVSRAGSVVEGTTVCDHDPAAVRQQRSVGLSVAPLLHDGIKINLIDTPGYADFVGELRAGLRAADAALFVVCAAEGVDAATAAVWAECAAVGMPRAVVIARLDHQRADVEAEIAACQAAFGSGVLPLYLPAGDGLIGLITQRYFDYSGGFPAKITDPDPADVDRLTDARNELIEGIIAESEDEGLMDRYLAGEEIAEATLIADLEAAVAKGTFHPVIPVCAQTGLGLGELLDGMARAFPSPLEHPLPEVTSPDGIPRPRLSADPAGPLAAEVVRTAVDSYVGRVSLVRVFSGTLRPERPVHVSGHGLAERGHEDHDADERVAHLYSPLGSNLREVPYCVAGDLCALTKVGSAETGDTVSYPDDPLLMKPWPMPEPLLPVAVVAKKRSDEDTLARNLSRLVAGDPTLRLERNAETAQLVLWCMGEAHADVVLSRLRSGGAEIDTEPVRISLRETFASKATGHGRHVKQSGGHGQYAVCDIEVEPMPRGGGFQFVDRVVGGAVPHQFIPSVEKGVRAQLGRGLVEGHPVVDIKVTLVDGKAHSVDSSDAAFQTAGALALKDAAAKARISLLEPLDEVAVHLPDEHLGTVLGDLSSRRGRVLGTESAEGGRTVIRAEVPATELLRYAIDLRALTSGTATFTRRHARFDPMPEGAMKSG; translated from the coding sequence ATGGCCGAAAAGCACTCGAAGAACGGCGAAACCGGGGCCGCGGTCGCTGTGGACGACCCGGCCAACGTGCGCAACGTGGTGCTCGTCGGGCCATCGGGCTCGGGCAAGACCACCCTGACCGAGGCGCTGCTGGCCGCCTCCGGCACGGTGTCGCGGGCCGGTTCGGTGGTGGAGGGCACCACGGTGTGCGACCACGATCCCGCCGCGGTGCGGCAGCAGCGCTCGGTCGGGCTGTCCGTGGCGCCGCTGCTGCACGACGGGATCAAGATCAACCTGATCGACACCCCCGGCTACGCGGACTTCGTCGGTGAACTGCGCGCGGGGCTGCGCGCCGCGGACGCCGCGTTGTTCGTGGTCTGCGCGGCCGAGGGCGTGGACGCCGCGACCGCCGCGGTGTGGGCCGAATGCGCCGCGGTCGGCATGCCGCGCGCGGTGGTGATCGCCCGGCTGGACCACCAGCGCGCCGACGTCGAGGCCGAGATCGCCGCCTGCCAGGCCGCCTTCGGCAGCGGGGTGCTGCCGCTGTACCTGCCCGCGGGCGACGGCCTGATCGGGCTGATCACCCAGCGGTACTTCGACTACTCCGGTGGTTTCCCGGCCAAGATCACCGACCCGGACCCGGCCGACGTCGACCGGCTCACCGACGCCCGCAACGAGCTGATCGAGGGCATCATCGCCGAGAGCGAGGACGAGGGCCTGATGGACCGGTACCTGGCCGGGGAGGAGATCGCCGAGGCGACGCTGATCGCCGACCTCGAGGCCGCGGTCGCCAAGGGCACCTTCCACCCAGTCATCCCGGTGTGCGCGCAGACCGGGCTCGGCCTCGGTGAACTGCTCGACGGCATGGCGCGCGCCTTCCCGTCGCCGCTGGAGCACCCGCTGCCCGAGGTCACCTCACCGGACGGCATCCCCCGGCCCCGGCTCAGCGCCGACCCGGCCGGCCCGCTCGCCGCCGAAGTGGTGCGCACCGCGGTGGACTCCTACGTCGGGCGGGTTTCGCTGGTCCGCGTGTTCTCCGGCACGCTGCGGCCGGAGCGGCCGGTGCACGTCTCCGGGCACGGGCTCGCCGAACGCGGTCACGAGGACCACGACGCCGACGAGCGCGTCGCGCACCTCTACTCCCCGCTCGGCTCGAACCTGCGCGAAGTGCCGTACTGCGTGGCGGGCGATCTCTGCGCGCTGACCAAGGTCGGCTCGGCCGAGACCGGCGACACCGTGTCGTACCCGGACGACCCGCTGCTGATGAAACCGTGGCCGATGCCGGAGCCGCTGCTCCCGGTCGCCGTGGTGGCGAAGAAGCGCAGCGACGAGGACACCCTGGCGCGCAACCTGTCCCGGCTGGTCGCCGGTGATCCGACGCTGCGGCTGGAGCGCAACGCCGAAACCGCGCAGCTGGTGCTGTGGTGCATGGGCGAGGCGCACGCCGACGTGGTGCTCTCGCGACTGCGCTCCGGCGGGGCCGAGATCGACACCGAACCGGTGCGGATCAGCCTGCGCGAGACCTTCGCGAGCAAGGCGACCGGGCACGGCAGGCACGTCAAGCAGTCCGGCGGGCACGGCCAGTACGCCGTGTGCGACATCGAGGTGGAGCCGATGCCGCGCGGTGGCGGGTTCCAGTTCGTCGACCGGGTGGTCGGCGGCGCGGTGCCGCACCAGTTCATCCCGAGCGTGGAGAAGGGCGTGCGCGCGCAACTCGGCCGCGGCCTGGTCGAAGGGCATCCGGTGGTGGACATCAAGGTCACCCTGGTCGACGGGAAGGCGCACAGTGTCGACTCGTCCGACGCCGCCTTCCAGACCGCGGGGGCGCTGGCGCTCAAGGACGCGGCGGCCAAGGCGCGGATCTCGCTGCTCGAACCGCTCGACGAGGTGGCGGTGCACCTGCCGGACGAACACCTCGGCACGGTGCTCGGCGACCTGTCGTCCCGGCGGGGCCGGGTGCTCGGCACCGAATCGGCCGAAGGTGGGCGCACCGTCATCCGCGCCGAGGTGCCCGCGACCGAACTGCTGCGCTACGCGATCGACCTGCGGGCGCTGACCTCCGGCACAGCCACCTTCACCCGGCGGCACGCCCGGTTCGACCCGATGCCGGAAGGAGCGATGAAGAGCGGCTAA
- the pdxS gene encoding pyridoxal 5'-phosphate synthase lyase subunit PdxS — protein MSDVATSSPSPETGTARVKRGMAEMLKGGVIMDVVTAEQAKIAEDAGAVAVMALERVPADIRAQGGVARMSDPDLIDGIVEAVSIPVMAKARIGHFVEARVLQSLGVDYIDESEVLTPADYANHIDKWAFTVPFVCGATNLGEALRRINEGAAMIRSKGEAGTGDVSNATTHMRKIRGELRRLSSLPEDELFVAAKELQAPYELVKEVAAKGKLPVVLFTAGGIATPADAAMMMQLGAEGVFVGSGIFKSGNPARRAEAIVKATTFHDDPDMLAKVSRGLGEAMVGINVDDVPEPHRLAERGW, from the coding sequence GTGTCTGACGTCGCCACCAGTTCCCCTTCGCCCGAAACCGGCACCGCCCGCGTCAAGCGCGGCATGGCCGAGATGCTCAAGGGCGGCGTGATCATGGATGTGGTCACCGCCGAGCAGGCCAAGATCGCCGAGGACGCCGGCGCGGTCGCGGTGATGGCGCTCGAGCGCGTCCCGGCCGACATCCGCGCGCAGGGCGGCGTGGCCAGGATGAGCGACCCCGACCTGATCGACGGCATCGTCGAGGCGGTGTCCATCCCGGTGATGGCCAAGGCGAGGATCGGCCACTTCGTCGAGGCGCGGGTGCTGCAGTCGCTCGGGGTCGACTACATCGACGAGTCCGAGGTGCTCACCCCGGCCGACTACGCCAACCACATCGACAAGTGGGCGTTCACCGTGCCGTTCGTCTGCGGTGCGACGAACCTGGGCGAGGCGCTGCGCCGGATCAACGAGGGCGCGGCGATGATCCGCTCCAAGGGCGAGGCCGGCACCGGCGACGTGTCCAACGCGACCACGCACATGCGCAAGATCCGCGGCGAACTGCGCCGGCTGTCGTCGCTGCCGGAGGACGAGCTTTTTGTCGCCGCCAAGGAACTTCAGGCGCCCTACGAGCTGGTGAAGGAGGTCGCGGCGAAGGGCAAGCTGCCGGTGGTGCTGTTCACCGCGGGCGGCATCGCCACCCCCGCCGACGCGGCGATGATGATGCAACTCGGCGCCGAGGGCGTTTTTGTCGGCTCGGGCATCTTCAAGTCGGGCAACCCGGCGCGCCGGGCCGAGGCGATCGTGAAGGCCACCACCTTCCACGACGACCCGGACATGCTGGCGAAGGTTTCGCGCGGTCTCGGCGAAGCGATGGTCGGCATCAACGTCGACGACGTGCCCGAGCCGCACCGCCTTGCCGAGCGCGGCTGGTAG
- a CDS encoding helix-turn-helix domain-containing protein has protein sequence MDKKAPAGNPSPARPNPLPGCPMAAAFAAIGGKWKLTLLYWLAHGESHFAGLRRRGAPITPKVLTEQLRELEADGLVERVVTGPVPAPVIYRLTSYGITVLPVVESVRLWGEAHLRRTRGETATNEALGCARPIA, from the coding sequence ATGGACAAGAAGGCACCTGCGGGTAACCCCTCCCCGGCGCGCCCCAACCCGCTGCCCGGCTGCCCGATGGCCGCGGCGTTCGCCGCGATCGGCGGGAAGTGGAAGCTGACCCTGTTGTACTGGCTCGCCCACGGCGAGTCCCACTTCGCCGGCCTGCGCCGCCGGGGTGCGCCGATCACGCCCAAGGTGCTGACCGAGCAGTTGCGTGAACTCGAGGCCGACGGGCTCGTCGAGCGCGTGGTGACCGGACCGGTCCCAGCGCCCGTCATCTACCGGCTCACGTCCTATGGAATCACGGTCCTGCCCGTCGTGGAGAGCGTCCGGCTCTGGGGCGAGGCCCACCTGCGGCGCACCCGCGGTGAGACCGCCACCAACGAGGCGCTGGGCTGTGCCCGGCCGATCGCGTGA
- a CDS encoding inclusion body family protein: MSEFINVLIAIDAETIIAKFGKNNDPNNPTFIPDSSSLIYMTTRQNQIGSTPGSELTINASPTDIIRWRETTLSLNSEYTSILYKFHASSGQDLIDTPVPKSATLTEPLPNSKDPLNPTTQKVNSYYWESEVLQTGSVTYNFSFMILNRSGQKQGYYYWDPYINIQD, from the coding sequence ATGTCAGAATTCATCAACGTCCTCATCGCCATCGACGCGGAAACCATTATCGCGAAGTTCGGCAAGAACAACGATCCGAACAACCCGACGTTTATCCCCGACAGCAGCAGCTTGATCTACATGACCACCCGGCAGAACCAGATCGGGAGCACGCCGGGCAGTGAGCTGACGATCAACGCCTCCCCCACGGACATCATCAGGTGGCGCGAGACGACGCTGTCCCTGAACTCCGAGTACACCAGCATCCTCTACAAGTTCCACGCTTCGTCCGGGCAGGACCTGATCGACACCCCCGTGCCGAAGTCGGCGACGCTGACCGAGCCGCTGCCGAACAGCAAGGACCCGTTGAACCCCACGACCCAGAAAGTCAACAGCTACTACTGGGAAAGCGAGGTCTTGCAAACGGGGTCGGTCACCTACAATTTCAGTTTCATGATCCTCAACCGCAGCGGCCAAAAACAAGGTTACTACTACTGGGATCCCTACATCAATATTCAGGACTGA
- a CDS encoding riboflavin synthase: MFTGRIGELGAVEQIKGDVLRVRAPKSAERVHDGGSACVNGVRLTVRPADGALEAVLSAETRRRSTFDTLAAGDAVNVETPLQVGDPLDGHLVQGYVDAVGKVIRIDDEGGARRVWLRPPQRLLDRLLAKSPIALDGVSVTIAEVLRDRISVVLLPMTRSATTLGELKTGDRVNLEVDLVGRLVEKAPVAAVEKALPQLPWAGRVDGRAGVEKVLRQLAAGGGVVVWDPETESEGDVIFAGARLRPESFTFLLTQVCGFPAVPCAPEVLRRLEIAPMPGEGDRQGTAWSIPVDLAAGTGTGVSAAERAATVRKLADPDATAEDFLRPGHVFPLAARPGLLAERPGHTEATVALCTAAGLPPVGVCCEVMNPDGTMAGGADLEVAALRWGMPVVELADLKAWL, from the coding sequence ATGTTCACTGGGCGAATCGGCGAGCTGGGTGCCGTCGAACAGATCAAGGGCGACGTGCTGCGGGTGCGGGCGCCGAAGAGCGCGGAGCGCGTCCACGACGGCGGATCGGCGTGCGTCAACGGGGTACGGCTCACGGTACGGCCGGCCGACGGCGCCTTGGAGGCGGTGCTCTCCGCGGAAACCCGCCGCCGGTCGACGTTCGACACGCTCGCGGCCGGGGACGCCGTCAACGTCGAGACGCCGCTCCAGGTCGGCGACCCACTGGACGGCCACCTGGTCCAGGGTTATGTCGACGCCGTCGGCAAGGTGATCCGGATCGACGACGAAGGCGGTGCCCGCCGGGTTTGGCTCCGGCCACCGCAGCGGCTGCTCGACCGGCTGCTCGCGAAGTCCCCGATCGCGCTCGACGGCGTCAGCGTGACCATCGCCGAGGTCCTGCGTGACCGGATTTCGGTCGTGCTGCTCCCGATGACCCGCTCGGCCACCACACTCGGTGAGTTGAAGACCGGAGACCGGGTGAACCTGGAAGTCGACCTGGTCGGCCGCTTGGTGGAGAAGGCCCCTGTCGCGGCGGTGGAAAAGGCACTGCCCCAGCTACCGTGGGCCGGTCGCGTCGACGGGCGCGCCGGTGTGGAGAAGGTGCTGCGCCAGCTCGCCGCCGGTGGCGGTGTTGTCGTCTGGGACCCGGAAACCGAGAGCGAGGGCGACGTGATCTTCGCCGGCGCCCGGCTCCGCCCGGAGTCGTTCACCTTCCTGCTTACCCAGGTCTGCGGCTTTCCGGCGGTGCCGTGCGCGCCGGAAGTGCTGCGGCGACTCGAAATCGCGCCGATGCCCGGTGAAGGCGACCGGCAGGGAACGGCGTGGTCGATCCCGGTCGACCTCGCCGCGGGAACGGGCACCGGCGTATCCGCCGCCGAACGTGCCGCCACCGTGCGGAAGCTGGCCGATCCGGACGCGACAGCCGAGGATTTCCTGCGTCCCGGACATGTGTTCCCGCTCGCCGCTCGGCCGGGTCTGCTCGCCGAGCGGCCCGGGCACACCGAAGCGACAGTCGCGTTGTGCACCGCCGCCGGGCTCCCTCCGGTCGGTGTGTGCTGTGAAGTGATGAACCCCGACGGCACGATGGCGGGCGGCGCCGACCTCGAAGTCGCGGCGCTGCGCTGGGGAATGCCCGTGGTGGAGCTGGCCGATCTGAAAGCGTGGCTCTGA